The window TCATGGCGTCAATGATTAGAAAAAGGGTGTCTTTTCGCCCTTTTTGACCGCTGGCCGTCACGAACCCGGCAAGTTCTTCAATGGAAGAGTCCAGCGCATTACCGTGTTTGGACAACCCTTTCAAGACAATGTGCGCGGGCATCCGTTTGAGGAGCGAAATAAGAATGCCCCGTTTCTTGAATGCGCCGTCCACAACAAGTTCCGGGAATACAGCCCCGGCTAGTGGTATGCCTAGATCGCTAAAGATTTTCTGGAGGCCAGGAACGGCGTCCTTTTCCGCCTCACAAGCCAGCGCCAAAACGCCCATTTGAGGATTGTCACGCCGCCATGAGATGAGAATTTCGTTAAGGTCGGCGTAATCCACGGATTCGAGATAGACGAACTTATCCACTTCCATATGGTGTCCCCCTCACCGAAATTCAGGCCGGAGCTACCCTGCCGCAAAGCCCTATGTTTATGATTCATTTTACCTTTGAATTACTGGCGCTTAACCATAATTTTTCCTGCCTCTTCTAAATAAGCCAGGAATCGTTTAAAATCCCTGATAGGGATGTATTGAAGATAACTTTATTCCGGATTGGCCATGTCATCAGAAAAATGGACGGAAAATGGCGGGGCGCTCTCCCGGATTTTCAAATTTGGCGCATATCTGGATGGGGTGGAGTTCGCCAGAAAAGTGGCGGTGATAGCCGATAAACAGGACCACCATCCCGATATCACGATCGGATACCGGAAAGTCACCGTAACCGCCACCACCCACGATAAAGGCAACACGGTGACGGAAAAAGACTGGAGCCTGGCCCAGGCCATAGATGAAATTGGCGCCGATTGACATTGGTTTTTTCGGTAGTGACTCAGTTTGAAAGTACAGGGGAGATTCTTCACTTACGCTCAGAATGACAATATAAAAGCCGTTGATAACATTGTCATCCTGAGCGAAGCGCAAGCGGAGTGAAGGATCTGTCTATTATTTGAGATTCAAACTGAGACACCACCCGAAATTGGCGCCGATTGACATTGGTTTTTACCTGCCTCTTCTAAATAAGCCCGGAATCATTTAAAATTCCCTATTCAGCTTAATTGGAGATCAATTTGTTCCGGATTGGCCATGGGTTTGACGCGCACAGGCTGGTTGAAGGCCGCAGGCTTGTGATTGGCGGGGTGGAACTGGACTTTCCCCTGGGTCTTCTGGGCCATTCGGACGCCGATGCGCTGGTCCACGCCGTTTGCGACGCTTTGCTTGGCGCCTCGGCGCTGGGGGATATAGGAAAGCTGTTTCCAGACAGTGACGCTAAATACAAAGGGATCTCAAGCATCGCCCTTCTTGAAGAAGTGTCTGGCAGATTGCGCAAAGCCGGATTTTCGATAATGAATGTGGACACCACCATCGCCGCCGAGGCCCCCAAAATGGCGCCTCATTCAGACAAGATGCGCGAAAACCTCGCCAAGGCCATGGGTATCGAGCCGGGCCAGGTGTCCATTAAAGCCACCACCACCGAAAAACTCGGGTTCACCGGCCGGGGTGAAGGCATCGCCGCGTGGGCCGTGGCCCTGATCACTTCGACCAAGTGAACGCGACAAGAGTAAGGTTCGCCCCAAGCCCCACCGGCTCCTTGCACATGGGGAACCTGCGCACGGCGTTGTTCAACTGGCTTTTCGCCAGGAAAACGGGGGGCAAGTTCATCCTTCGAATAGAGGATACAGACGTTTCCCGCTCTTCCGCCGAAGCGGAGGTGGAGTTGATGGAGACGCTGAAAACCCTGGGGCTGGATTGGGACGAGGGCCCGGACATCGGCGGCCCCTTTGCCCCCTACCGGCAAAGTGAAAGGGTTGGGCTGTATCAGAAAGCCGTGGAGCGGTTACTGGCCGTTGGGAAAGCCTATCCATGCTTTTGCCAGGTTGACGAGCTGGAAGCGGAGCGGGCTGGGCAGATTGCCTCTAAAAAACCGCCACGGTATTCGGGAAAATGCGCCAACCTTACCCCGGCCGAACAGACCGCCCTTGCCAAAACCATAAAACCTGTTTACAGGTTCCGGGTGGACAAGGATGTATTGGGGTTTGAAGACGGTGTGCGCGGCAAAATAATGTTCAACACCGCCGATTTCGGCGATTTCATATTGCTCCGCTCCAACGGAACGCCTTCATACCATCTGGCCTCGGCGCTGGACGATGTGGAGATGGGGATTACCGATGTTATCCGGGGGGAGGACCATCTTTCCAACACGGCGAAACATCTTCTTATCATGCGGGCGCTGGGCGCCCAGCCGCCACGGTATTACCACTTGTCCATAATTCTGGATAGCGCGGGCAAAAAGCTTTCCAAACGGGCCGGTGGAACCAACGTGAAATCTCTGCTGGATCAGGGTTATCTGCCATCGGCGATAAACACCTCTGTCGCCATGTTGGGCTGGTCCGGCGTTTCTGGCGCCGAGGCGGAGCCGCTTTTGAAACTGGCGGAGATGTTCGATATTGGCGCCGTATCCCGGGCCCCGGCGCATTTTGATTTAAAACGGCTGGACCATATAAACTCCCGCGCCATGAAAAAACTTTCCCCCGGGGAAAAAGTGGCGGCCCTAAAACCGGCGCTGGCCTGGGCGGGGTTTCCGTTCGATAAGTTTTCAAGTGACGTTTTGGAGAAAATAATAGTGGCCGTGGCCGACACAATAAACGCCCCTGGCGAGGCTCCGGAAATTGCCATGCAGTTCATCAAAAGGCTGGAGCCGGACGATTCGGCCATGCAGGCCCTTCAAATGCCCTCCGCGGGGGATGTGATATCGGCGTTGAGGGAGGCCGTCTCCGCTGTAACCGACCCGCAGGAAATGATAGACTCCGCCATGGGCAAAAGCGGGGCCAAGGGTAAGAATTTTTTCTGGCCCGCACGCGCCGCGCTCACCGGCAGGGTGGCGGGCCCCAACTTGAAAGAGCTGTTGGCGGCCATGGGGCCGGCCGAAATAAAAGACCGTCTGGAAAAGATATCAACACCACGGAGCTGACATGGCCCTGCGCGTTTACAACACATTGACCCGGAAAAAAGAGCTGTTCGAGCCCATCACGGCCCCGAAAGTGGGGATGTACGTTTGCGGCGTAACGGTTTACGACTTGTGCCACATAGGCCACGCCCGCGCCGGAATAGTGTTTGACGTGGTTTACCGCTACCTGAAGTTCCGTGGGTATGACGTTTATTATGTGCGCAACATCACCGACATAGACGACAAGATTATAAACCGGGCCAACGAGCGCGGCTTGAACTGGGCCGACGTGGCGGAAAAATACACCGTGGAGTTCCATGCCGATATGGACGCGCTGGGCCTGCTTCGCCCCAACGAAGAGCCTAAGGCCACGGGCCATCTGGCGGAGATGTTCGAGATTATAGCGACGCTGGTTGAGAAGGGGCATGCCTACCCCTCTGAAGGATCTGTGTATTTCGCCGTCCGCAGTTTTAATGGTTACGGAAAACTTTCTGGAAAAGACCTGGAGGATTTATTAGCGGGCGCCCGGGTGGATGTGGACGAAACCAAACGCGATCCGCTGGACTTCGCCCTGTGGAAAGCCGCCAAACCCGGCGAGCCGTCTTGGGATTCCCCCTGGGGGCCGGGCAGGCCGGGGTGGCATATAGAATGCTCCGCCATGGGCCGCAAATACCTGGGCGACTCTTTCGACATCCATGGCGGCGGCAAAGACCTGGTGTTCCCGCATCACGAGAATGAGATAGCCCAGTCCGAGGCTTCTTCCGGCCAGCAACCGGCGCAATATTGGATACATAACGGGTTCGTCACCGTGAACTCAGAAAAAATGTCCAAATCGCTGGGCAACTTCTTCACCATTAAAGACCTGCTTGGCCTTTATAACCCCGAGGCGGTGCGGCTGTTCCTGCTTTCCAGCCATTACCGGAGCCCCATAGATTTCGCCGACGTGTTCGTGGCCGAGGCGTACAAGAACCTGGCCCGGTTCTACGAGCTGTTGGCCTTCGC of the Nitrospinota bacterium genome contains:
- a CDS encoding 2-C-methyl-D-erythritol 2,4-cyclodiphosphate synthase, translated to MFRIGHGFDAHRLVEGRRLVIGGVELDFPLGLLGHSDADALVHAVCDALLGASALGDIGKLFPDSDAKYKGISSIALLEEVSGRLRKAGFSIMNVDTTIAAEAPKMAPHSDKMRENLAKAMGIEPGQVSIKATTTEKLGFTGRGEGIAAWAVALITSTK
- a CDS encoding cysteine--tRNA ligase — encoded protein: MALRVYNTLTRKKELFEPITAPKVGMYVCGVTVYDLCHIGHARAGIVFDVVYRYLKFRGYDVYYVRNITDIDDKIINRANERGLNWADVAEKYTVEFHADMDALGLLRPNEEPKATGHLAEMFEIIATLVEKGHAYPSEGSVYFAVRSFNGYGKLSGKDLEDLLAGARVDVDETKRDPLDFALWKAAKPGEPSWDSPWGPGRPGWHIECSAMGRKYLGDSFDIHGGGKDLVFPHHENEIAQSEASSGQQPAQYWIHNGFVTVNSEKMSKSLGNFFTIKDLLGLYNPEAVRLFLLSSHYRSPIDFADVFVAEAYKNLARFYELLAFAGELGEVAEQSPAPQGVREQFIEVMDDDFNTAQALAVMNNELRRVNQLRAEMGKLKKKSPEFKKAAGEVVAGAMAIKELGGALGLFQQEPEKFLSLAKTEKLKEAGLTGEMVTQMIKSRTDARQNKDYKESDRIRDELASKGVLLHDTPEGTGWSVKFE
- a CDS encoding 4a-hydroxytetrahydrobiopterin dehydratase, whose amino-acid sequence is MSSEKWTENGGALSRIFKFGAYLDGVEFARKVAVIADKQDHHPDITIGYRKVTVTATTHDKGNTVTEKDWSLAQAIDEIGAD
- a CDS encoding glutamate--tRNA ligase, with the translated sequence MNATRVRFAPSPTGSLHMGNLRTALFNWLFARKTGGKFILRIEDTDVSRSSAEAEVELMETLKTLGLDWDEGPDIGGPFAPYRQSERVGLYQKAVERLLAVGKAYPCFCQVDELEAERAGQIASKKPPRYSGKCANLTPAEQTALAKTIKPVYRFRVDKDVLGFEDGVRGKIMFNTADFGDFILLRSNGTPSYHLASALDDVEMGITDVIRGEDHLSNTAKHLLIMRALGAQPPRYYHLSIILDSAGKKLSKRAGGTNVKSLLDQGYLPSAINTSVAMLGWSGVSGAEAEPLLKLAEMFDIGAVSRAPAHFDLKRLDHINSRAMKKLSPGEKVAALKPALAWAGFPFDKFSSDVLEKIIVAVADTINAPGEAPEIAMQFIKRLEPDDSAMQALQMPSAGDVISALREAVSAVTDPQEMIDSAMGKSGAKGKNFFWPARAALTGRVAGPNLKELLAAMGPAEIKDRLEKISTPRS